The proteins below are encoded in one region of Alistipes indistinctus YIT 12060:
- the dnaG gene encoding DNA primase, whose protein sequence is MIDKETVDRIFASANIVEVISDFVQLKKKGVNYQACCPFHNEKTPSFVVSPSKGLFKCFGCGKGGNAVTFVMEHENMTYPEALKYVAKKYGIEVAERELTPEEERRNDDRESMMVVSSYAAEYFAKTLHETPEGQNIGIAYFRERGFSDATILAFGLGYCPGGGDTFTRQALKEGYKEEFLAATGLTIKREDGTYYDRFSTRVIFPIHGISGRVIAFGGRTMRTDKKVAKYLNSPESEIYHKSDVLYGLYQAKRAITQEDCCILVEGYTDVISMHQSGIENVVASSGTSLTEGQIRLISRFTKNVTVIYDGDSAGIKASLRGIDMILREGLNVRVVLLPDGDDPDSFARKHNATELRDFILGHEEDFISFKTRLLLDEAQGDPLKKAALISDIVQSISVIPDAITRSVYTRECAKQMEIDEQVLLREIALKRVERSAGSEAKEFVRRQEILRGRESPPTAPTLQKQVMPGSSTEELERELIKYLVKYGDQSFDYKEGKETVQLNVADVIIGDLENNGIRLTNSAYRTIYDEYKQLWEAGEQIEMHRFINHADPTVATAIVDLLTYDDNYTASKLWQKHDIIVESEQDRLPVAVPRVVILYKSKVIETIIAELQHKLCNEELSEEELGTVTHQISALNQERILIAKKLSRLIL, encoded by the coding sequence TTTGTTGTCTCGCCGTCGAAAGGCCTTTTCAAATGTTTCGGCTGCGGGAAAGGCGGCAACGCCGTCACCTTCGTGATGGAGCACGAAAACATGACCTACCCCGAAGCGCTCAAATACGTGGCGAAAAAGTACGGCATCGAGGTGGCGGAACGGGAGCTCACCCCCGAGGAAGAGCGCCGCAACGACGACCGCGAAAGCATGATGGTCGTCTCGTCCTATGCCGCCGAATATTTCGCCAAAACACTGCATGAAACACCGGAGGGGCAAAACATCGGCATCGCCTATTTCCGCGAACGCGGCTTTTCCGACGCTACGATCCTTGCCTTCGGACTCGGTTACTGCCCCGGCGGCGGTGACACCTTCACACGGCAGGCGCTCAAAGAGGGCTACAAAGAGGAGTTCCTCGCCGCCACCGGACTGACCATCAAACGCGAAGACGGAACTTATTACGACCGGTTCAGCACACGTGTGATCTTCCCGATCCACGGCATCAGCGGTCGTGTCATCGCATTCGGCGGCCGTACGATGCGCACCGACAAGAAGGTAGCGAAATACCTCAACTCGCCCGAATCGGAAATCTACCACAAAAGCGACGTCCTTTACGGCCTTTATCAGGCCAAACGGGCCATTACGCAGGAGGATTGCTGCATCCTGGTCGAAGGTTACACAGACGTCATCTCGATGCACCAGTCGGGAATCGAGAATGTCGTCGCCTCATCCGGCACTTCGCTGACCGAAGGCCAAATCAGGCTGATCAGCCGGTTTACGAAAAACGTCACGGTGATTTACGACGGCGACAGCGCCGGGATCAAAGCGTCGTTACGGGGTATCGACATGATTCTGCGCGAAGGATTGAACGTACGGGTGGTACTGCTGCCCGACGGTGACGATCCCGACTCGTTCGCACGCAAGCACAACGCCACGGAGCTTCGTGATTTCATCCTGGGCCACGAAGAGGATTTCATCTCGTTCAAAACACGCCTGCTGCTCGACGAAGCGCAGGGCGACCCGCTGAAGAAAGCGGCGCTGATCTCCGACATCGTGCAGAGCATTTCGGTGATTCCCGATGCCATTACGCGCTCGGTCTATACGCGCGAATGCGCGAAACAGATGGAGATCGACGAACAGGTGTTGTTGCGTGAAATTGCACTCAAGCGCGTCGAACGTTCGGCCGGCAGCGAAGCGAAAGAGTTTGTCCGGCGGCAGGAGATCCTGCGCGGACGGGAATCGCCCCCGACCGCTCCGACGTTGCAAAAGCAGGTCATGCCTGGCAGCAGCACCGAAGAATTGGAACGCGAACTGATCAAATACCTCGTCAAATACGGCGACCAGTCGTTTGATTACAAAGAAGGGAAAGAGACCGTACAACTGAATGTGGCGGACGTGATCATCGGCGACCTCGAAAACAACGGCATCCGGCTGACCAATTCCGCCTACCGTACCATTTACGATGAGTACAAACAGCTATGGGAAGCGGGCGAACAAATCGAGATGCACCGTTTCATCAACCATGCCGACCCGACGGTCGCAACTGCGATCGTCGACCTGCTCACTTACGATGACAACTACACGGCCAGCAAGCTGTGGCAGAAACACGACATTATCGTCGAAAGCGAACAGGACCGCCTGCCGGTGGCCGTACCGCGCGTGGTCATCCTGTACAAATCGAAGGTGATCGAGACGATCATCGCCGAACTACAGCACAAGCTGTGCAACGAAGAGCTTTCGGAAGAGGAGCTCGGTACGGTGACACACCAAATTTCGGCACTGAACCAGGAGCGTATCCTGATCGCCAAAAAACTTTCCAGGCTGATTCTTTAG
- a CDS encoding DUF2059 domain-containing protein: protein MKKLFLFTLGAFLLSGFQVHAQSPEFNAKLKQMMEISGANAVQRQLPEQMIQMMQQQMQQNSNQLSENTMQQMKVLFDNSFTQLMDLMVPIYAKYYTEEDLDNIIRFYETPSGRRMADAQPKIATDAMGVAQQWAMQFAQKMGEIFKSAQASEPSSVPGK, encoded by the coding sequence ATGAAAAAATTATTCCTGTTTACACTCGGGGCATTCCTCCTGTCCGGTTTTCAAGTCCACGCCCAATCGCCTGAATTCAATGCCAAGCTCAAACAGATGATGGAGATATCAGGCGCTAACGCAGTGCAACGGCAATTACCGGAACAGATGATACAAATGATGCAACAACAGATGCAACAAAATAGCAATCAGCTTTCGGAGAATACGATGCAGCAAATGAAAGTCCTATTCGACAATTCATTTACCCAGCTGATGGATCTGATGGTTCCTATTTACGCCAAGTACTATACGGAAGAGGATCTCGACAACATCATCCGTTTTTACGAAACTCCGTCTGGCCGGAGAATGGCGGATGCGCAACCCAAAATCGCTACCGATGCCATGGGGGTCGCCCAACAATGGGCAATGCAGTTCGCCCAAAAGATGGGGGAAATCTTCAAATCAGCCCAAGCCAGCGAACCGAGTTCTGTCCCCGGTAAATAA
- the galE gene encoding UDP-glucose 4-epimerase GalE codes for MKETVLVTGGAGYIGSHTTVELIGAGYDVVIVDNLSNSEFGAVEGVRKITGVEVPFEQVDCTDKEAMARIFDKYKFNSIIHFAASKAVGESVDKPLLYYRNNLQSLITILELMRDKGVRNIVFSSSCTVYGQPEVLPVTEQTPRQSAQSPYGNTKQICEDILRDTVHAYPAIYGIALRYFNPIGAHPSALIGELPKGVPMNLVPFITQTAAGLRECLSVFGDDYDTPDGSAVRDYIDVTDLARAHVVAVDRMTGGKSKGNYEFFNVGTGKGLSVLELIAEFEKATGVKVNHKIVGRRAGDIEKIWADTSFANRELGWKAQRSTGETLLSAWNWEKRLRGIK; via the coding sequence ATGAAAGAGACAGTATTGGTTACAGGTGGAGCCGGGTATATCGGTTCGCACACGACCGTCGAGTTGATCGGGGCCGGATACGATGTGGTGATCGTCGACAACTTGTCGAACTCCGAATTCGGTGCGGTCGAGGGTGTTCGCAAGATTACCGGCGTAGAGGTTCCCTTCGAACAGGTGGATTGCACCGACAAAGAGGCGATGGCCCGTATCTTCGATAAGTATAAGTTCAATTCGATCATCCATTTCGCGGCGTCGAAGGCGGTGGGTGAATCGGTCGACAAACCGTTGCTTTACTACCGGAATAACCTCCAGTCGCTTATCACCATCCTCGAACTGATGCGTGACAAAGGTGTTCGCAATATCGTTTTCTCGTCCTCCTGCACGGTATACGGCCAGCCCGAGGTGCTGCCGGTTACGGAGCAAACGCCGCGCCAGAGCGCTCAGTCGCCCTATGGCAATACGAAGCAGATTTGCGAGGATATCCTGCGGGATACGGTACATGCCTATCCGGCCATTTATGGAATCGCACTGCGTTATTTCAACCCGATCGGCGCCCATCCGTCGGCTTTGATCGGCGAATTGCCCAAGGGGGTACCGATGAACCTGGTGCCCTTCATTACCCAGACGGCTGCTGGGCTTCGCGAGTGCCTGAGCGTTTTCGGCGACGATTACGATACCCCGGACGGCTCGGCGGTCCGCGATTACATCGATGTGACCGACCTGGCCCGTGCGCACGTAGTGGCGGTCGACCGGATGACCGGCGGTAAAAGCAAAGGCAATTACGAATTCTTCAATGTCGGAACAGGCAAGGGCCTGTCGGTACTGGAGCTGATTGCTGAGTTCGAAAAGGCTACCGGTGTCAAAGTGAACCACAAGATTGTCGGACGCCGGGCCGGCGACATCGAGAAAATCTGGGCCGATACCTCCTTTGCAAACCGGGAACTGGGTTGGAAGGCGCAGCGTTCTACGGGTGAGACGCTGCTTTCTGCATGGAATTGGGAAAAACGGCTGCGCGGGATCAAGTAA
- a CDS encoding type I phosphomannose isomerase catalytic subunit yields the protein MLYPLKFNPLFEERIWGGDQLRRKMDKKLPEGKLIGESWELSAVPGNVSVVANGKLAGNSLEELIEVYMGELVGDKIYNKFGLLFPLLIKLIDAQDALSIQVHPNDKLALERHNSYGKTEMWYVIDSEKDAELCLGFNRPVTKEEYLRHVADGTLADILARMPVKPDNAYFIPAGAIHAIGKGILIAEIQQTSDITYRVFDWNRVDKNGKGRELHTDLAADAINFAPDQHYDVTHKPEMNRSVNLVECPYFTTNVIEVKGQLVRSYEALDSFVIYMILEGNLTLKWNGGSETAVKGETILIPACIEQVTLEGEGKLLEIYID from the coding sequence ATGCTCTACCCCCTGAAATTCAACCCCCTGTTCGAAGAACGAATCTGGGGTGGCGACCAGCTCCGCCGCAAAATGGACAAAAAGCTGCCCGAAGGCAAACTCATCGGCGAAAGCTGGGAACTTTCCGCCGTGCCGGGGAACGTTTCGGTCGTCGCCAACGGCAAACTAGCCGGAAACAGCCTCGAAGAGTTGATCGAAGTATACATGGGTGAACTGGTAGGCGACAAGATTTACAATAAATTCGGCCTGCTGTTTCCGTTGTTGATCAAGCTGATCGACGCACAGGACGCGCTTTCGATCCAGGTGCATCCGAACGACAAACTTGCACTGGAACGCCATAACTCGTACGGCAAAACCGAAATGTGGTACGTAATCGACAGCGAAAAAGACGCCGAATTGTGCCTCGGGTTCAACCGCCCAGTCACCAAAGAGGAGTACCTGCGCCACGTAGCCGACGGCACACTGGCCGACATCCTCGCACGCATGCCGGTCAAACCCGATAACGCCTATTTTATTCCGGCGGGTGCGATCCATGCAATCGGCAAAGGTATCCTGATCGCCGAAATCCAGCAGACTTCGGACATCACCTACCGCGTATTCGACTGGAACCGGGTGGACAAGAACGGCAAAGGTCGCGAACTGCATACCGACCTGGCTGCCGATGCGATCAACTTCGCTCCCGACCAACACTACGACGTCACGCACAAGCCCGAAATGAACAGGTCGGTCAACCTGGTCGAATGCCCTTATTTCACTACCAATGTGATTGAGGTCAAAGGCCAGCTCGTACGTTCTTACGAAGCGCTGGATTCATTCGTGATCTACATGATCCTCGAAGGAAACCTCACGTTGAAATGGAACGGCGGCAGCGAAACCGCCGTCAAAGGCGAAACCATCCTCATCCCGGCCTGCATCGAGCAGGTCACCCTCGAAGGAGAGGGGAAACTGCTGGAGATTTACATCGACTAG
- a CDS encoding deoxycytidylate deaminase — MGYKEEKQRQLDIRYMKMARIWAENSYCVRRQVGALIVRDKMIISDGYNGTPSGFENICEDEAGKTKPYVLHAEANAITKVAKSNNSSEGATLYVTSSPCIECAKLIIQSGIRRVVYADSYHSSDGIELLERVGIEVVCVELSE, encoded by the coding sequence ATGGGATACAAGGAAGAGAAACAGCGCCAGCTCGATATCCGTTACATGAAAATGGCCCGTATCTGGGCCGAAAATTCATACTGCGTACGGCGTCAGGTCGGCGCGCTGATCGTCCGGGACAAGATGATCATTTCGGACGGCTATAACGGCACTCCGTCAGGCTTCGAGAACATTTGCGAGGACGAAGCGGGAAAAACGAAACCTTATGTCCTGCACGCCGAGGCGAACGCAATCACGAAGGTAGCCAAATCGAACAACAGCAGCGAGGGCGCAACGCTCTACGTCACCTCATCGCCTTGTATCGAATGTGCGAAACTGATCATCCAGAGCGGCATCCGCCGGGTAGTCTATGCCGACTCGTACCACAGTTCGGACGGCATCGAATTGCTGGAGCGCGTAGGAATCGAGGTGGTGTGCGTAGAACTGTCCGAATAA
- a CDS encoding DUF4435 domain-containing protein — protein sequence MKKQKRYYREEPQPATLPIVSRYANGDYRLVKVFVEGYDDVAFWRGIFDDYETDRLKFEISVPPRQDLAKGKRVLLDMIPESSPDLLLCVDSDFDYLFDGHTEQSRLVNESPYLFHTYAYATENYLCHPPSLHRICAKATKNDTLIFDFEAFLREYSRIIYPLFLWYAYSARRKSERAFSLIDFRTSVRLNYLDLRDNGQPTLEWLQRQADKRLHALEVHNRDWTHEVRLFGEQIAEYGVTPYNVYYFMQGHTLLDNVIITLLHAVCDKLRDITTQRINMGTKQGVALKNEISNYNNALRNVREVLLDNEHYKDCFLYHKLQNDIERYVASLK from the coding sequence ATGAAAAAACAGAAACGCTACTACCGCGAAGAACCACAACCCGCCACGCTTCCCATCGTTTCGCGTTATGCGAACGGAGATTACCGGCTGGTGAAGGTATTTGTCGAAGGATACGACGACGTGGCTTTCTGGCGCGGCATTTTCGACGACTACGAAACCGACCGGCTCAAATTCGAAATCAGCGTTCCTCCGCGGCAGGACCTGGCCAAAGGCAAGCGCGTATTGCTGGATATGATTCCCGAAAGCAGCCCCGACCTGCTGCTGTGCGTGGACAGCGATTTCGACTACCTGTTCGACGGCCACACCGAGCAGTCGCGGTTGGTGAACGAATCGCCCTACCTGTTCCACACCTACGCCTACGCAACGGAAAATTACCTGTGCCATCCTCCTTCGTTACACCGTATCTGTGCGAAAGCGACCAAAAACGATACGCTGATTTTCGACTTCGAAGCTTTCCTCAGGGAGTATTCGCGCATCATCTACCCGCTGTTTTTGTGGTACGCCTATTCGGCACGGCGCAAGAGTGAACGGGCTTTCTCGCTGATCGACTTCCGTACCAGCGTGAGGCTCAACTACCTCGACTTGCGCGACAACGGGCAACCCACGCTGGAATGGCTCCAGCGGCAGGCCGACAAACGGCTGCACGCACTGGAAGTACACAACCGGGACTGGACACACGAAGTGCGCCTCTTCGGCGAACAAATCGCCGAATACGGCGTCACGCCGTACAACGTCTACTACTTCATGCAGGGACACACGCTGTTGGACAACGTTATCATCACGCTGCTGCACGCCGTTTGCGACAAATTGCGCGACATCACCACACAGCGCATCAATATGGGCACGAAACAGGGCGTTGCGCTGAAAAACGAGATCAGCAACTACAACAACGCTCTGCGGAACGTACGCGAGGTACTGCTCGACAACGAGCATTACAAAGACTGCTTCCTTTACCACAAATTGCAAAACGATATCGAGCGCTACGTCGCCTCGCTGAAATAA
- the epsC gene encoding serine O-acetyltransferase EpsC: MADAIKNFPARLYKMTETFCHEVPSQVAVRRFVDELTNVMFPVRDDKHISEVQIAARWEKLQQDFLKIICPLCSCKQVDCKELTQKFFGEIPLVYTGLVRDAEMYSTCDPASYCIEEVILCYPGFYAIMVYRIAHIAYRLQIPVLPRVMTEYAHSQTGIDINPGAQIGPHFYIDHGTGIVIGETTVIGKNVCLYQGVTLGATYVDKELRGQQRHPTIEDNVIIYAGSTILGGNTVIGHDTVIGGNVWLTESVPPHSTVYHKPEIRIKSKKQT, from the coding sequence ATGGCCGACGCTATCAAAAATTTTCCCGCACGCCTCTACAAAATGACCGAAACTTTCTGCCACGAGGTTCCTTCGCAGGTAGCGGTACGCCGTTTTGTCGACGAACTGACCAATGTGATGTTCCCCGTGCGCGACGACAAGCACATCTCCGAAGTGCAGATCGCCGCCCGCTGGGAAAAACTCCAACAGGATTTTCTAAAAATCATTTGTCCTCTTTGCTCTTGCAAGCAAGTCGACTGCAAAGAACTGACTCAAAAGTTTTTCGGCGAGATACCGTTGGTTTACACCGGATTGGTGCGGGATGCGGAAATGTACAGCACCTGCGATCCCGCCTCTTACTGCATCGAAGAAGTTATCCTGTGCTACCCGGGATTCTACGCCATCATGGTTTACCGCATCGCCCACATCGCCTACCGCCTGCAGATCCCGGTACTGCCCAGGGTGATGACCGAGTACGCGCACAGCCAGACCGGAATCGACATCAACCCCGGCGCGCAGATCGGCCCCCATTTCTACATCGACCACGGCACCGGCATCGTGATCGGCGAAACGACGGTAATCGGCAAGAACGTATGCCTCTATCAAGGCGTTACCCTCGGAGCGACCTACGTGGACAAAGAGCTGCGCGGACAACAGCGCCATCCGACCATCGAGGACAATGTCATCATTTATGCCGGGAGCACGATCCTCGGCGGCAACACGGTAATCGGCCACGACACGGTGATCGGCGGCAACGTCTGGCTCACCGAATCGGTTCCCCCGCACTCGACCGTCTACCATAAACCCGAGATCCGCATCAAATCAAAGAAACAGACATAA
- a CDS encoding LTA synthase family protein, with amino-acid sequence MKNSTKNLLQRFLKNDATTLLLRLALLYILWFLCRIVFYLQNAGLVGPLEWNEIPGLLRGAGMFDTASILYVNALFILLSLLPFRFRETRRYQRILCWLYTVTNALALIVNSADGIYFHYARKRFTSDELSYLHNNDNTGTVVLKGLAENWYIVLWCALLIAAMVWVYRRIKAMPTRIENRWAYFGINLAVLAVAIGLVMGGIRGGFSRQTRPITLSNATLYTASNLKANLILSNPFCLIRTLGNKAIVYEKFFDQATLDSLYAPYHHPDGGAPSLGKRNIVLFVLESFSGEHSALLNPDLYPDGKGFTPFLDSLMREGYYFTNAFANGHKSIEALPSILSSIPSYETPFVLLPQAVAPMDALPKILHDEGYGTSFFNGSARGSMGFGAYASQAGIQHYYSREDYEQAQGTGDFDGYWGIWDEPFLQYMARQLNTMPQPFFASVFTLTSHHPFVVPEQYRNTLPAGKTKVHKGVAYTDLAIRRFMETASQESWYDHTIFVFVADHVSSETFAPKTLTPTGNSHIICLLYTPDGAIKGSDARVTQQIDLMPTLLGLTGYAKPYFAFGRDVLRENDRAAMAVNMTGENYQAITDSLVLFFDGHKTVSAYARTDTLQRHDIASERTSYLEQVERDLKARLQQYYQHVEKSDYLVKEDSTGR; translated from the coding sequence ATGAAAAACAGCACTAAAAACCTTTTACAAAGATTCTTGAAAAACGACGCGACTACGCTCCTGTTGCGATTGGCGCTGCTTTACATTCTGTGGTTTCTTTGCCGGATCGTTTTCTACCTGCAGAACGCCGGATTGGTCGGCCCGTTGGAGTGGAATGAAATACCGGGACTGTTGCGCGGTGCGGGCATGTTCGATACGGCTTCGATCCTGTACGTCAACGCGCTGTTCATCCTGCTGTCGCTGCTACCGTTCCGGTTCCGCGAAACAAGACGGTACCAGCGAATACTGTGCTGGCTCTACACCGTTACCAACGCGCTCGCGCTGATCGTCAACTCCGCCGACGGCATCTATTTCCATTACGCCCGCAAACGGTTCACCTCGGACGAACTCTCCTACCTGCATAATAACGACAACACCGGAACGGTCGTTCTCAAAGGTCTGGCCGAGAACTGGTATATCGTCCTGTGGTGCGCATTGCTGATTGCCGCGATGGTGTGGGTTTACCGCCGTATCAAAGCGATGCCCACGCGGATTGAAAACCGATGGGCCTATTTCGGCATTAACCTCGCCGTGCTGGCCGTTGCGATCGGACTGGTCATGGGCGGCATCCGCGGCGGGTTCAGCCGCCAGACACGGCCGATCACCCTCAGTAACGCGACCCTCTATACGGCCTCCAACCTGAAAGCGAACCTGATCCTGAGCAACCCGTTCTGCCTGATCCGGACGCTCGGCAACAAGGCGATCGTTTATGAGAAATTTTTCGACCAGGCTACGCTCGACTCGCTGTACGCCCCTTACCACCATCCCGACGGCGGGGCTCCCTCGCTGGGCAAGCGCAATATCGTTCTCTTCGTACTCGAAAGTTTCAGCGGTGAACATTCGGCACTGCTCAACCCGGACCTTTACCCGGACGGAAAAGGTTTTACCCCGTTTCTCGACTCGCTGATGCGCGAAGGATACTACTTCACCAATGCCTTCGCCAACGGTCACAAGTCGATCGAAGCACTGCCGTCGATCCTTTCGTCGATCCCGTCGTACGAAACGCCTTTCGTACTGCTGCCACAGGCGGTGGCCCCGATGGACGCACTGCCGAAAATCCTGCACGACGAGGGCTACGGGACCTCGTTCTTCAACGGCTCGGCGCGCGGATCGATGGGGTTCGGCGCTTACGCCTCGCAAGCCGGCATCCAGCACTATTACAGCCGCGAAGACTATGAACAGGCGCAGGGTACCGGCGATTTCGACGGCTACTGGGGTATTTGGGACGAACCGTTTCTGCAGTACATGGCCAGGCAACTGAATACGATGCCTCAACCCTTCTTCGCCTCGGTTTTCACCCTCACTTCACACCACCCGTTCGTCGTACCCGAACAATACCGGAACACGCTGCCGGCCGGCAAAACCAAAGTGCATAAAGGGGTAGCCTATACCGACCTCGCGATCCGCCGTTTCATGGAGACCGCCTCGCAAGAGTCCTGGTACGACCACACGATTTTCGTCTTCGTCGCCGACCATGTCTCGTCGGAAACCTTCGCGCCGAAAACGCTCACGCCCACCGGTAACAGTCACATCATCTGCTTGCTGTACACGCCCGACGGCGCGATCAAAGGTTCCGATGCGCGCGTCACGCAGCAGATAGACCTGATGCCGACGCTATTGGGCCTGACCGGCTATGCAAAGCCGTACTTCGCTTTCGGGCGCGACGTGCTGCGCGAAAACGACCGTGCAGCAATGGCCGTAAACATGACAGGAGAGAATTACCAGGCGATTACCGATTCGCTCGTGCTTTTCTTCGACGGACACAAAACCGTGTCGGCCTATGCCCGCACCGACACGCTGCAACGACACGATATCGCGTCCGAACGCACATCCTATCTGGAACAGGTTGAACGCGACCTGAAAGCGCGCCTGCAACAATATTACCAGCACGTCGAGAAGAGCGACTACCTCGTAAAAGAGGATTCCACGGGGCGGTAA
- a CDS encoding DNA polymerase III subunit gamma/tau: protein MDNFIVSARKYRPAAFASVVGQSHITSTLKNAISRGQLAHAYLFCGPRGVGKTTCARIFAKAINCLNPTADAEACNECESCKAFNENRSFNIHELDAASNNSVDDIRNLIDQVRIPPQVGRYSVYIIDEVHMLSLQAFNAFLKTLEEPPAHAVFILATTEKHKIIPTILSRCQIYDFNRIRVEDGVEYLKYIASQEGVTYDDESLHIIAQKADGGMRDALSMFDKVVSFCGSNLTIKEVAGTLNVLDYDTYFTITQQILAGNYTEALLLFDDVLRKGFSGQTFVAGLNNHFRDLLMCKNPQTLPLLEVTGSVAERYKTQAAECSVPLLFEGINLLTAIDSGLRTATNQRLHVELGLMKLCGLGQKKNSDALTPSLPVLERRDTPGMQPAERTAVPETSRATPQVTASQPVTPATVPAPPTTTPVPSPPVTTAATPTSGATPRAAAQPAIPATPVSSAASTKANTATGLPGGISLSGRSISSILQAPVAVSENMEEEEGDEEPIEIDEDTETALIAGCARFSQELMQERPRMGVLFQDARVSGNCINLTVPNESSYDELMHSLAEMKYRLGELSGLRVPIEFNVTIKANPKGLKPIKVEDRLRYLTDKNPLLTKLRKELELDVE, encoded by the coding sequence ATGGACAACTTCATTGTATCCGCACGCAAATACCGTCCCGCCGCTTTTGCTTCGGTGGTGGGCCAGTCGCATATCACCTCGACGCTAAAAAACGCGATCAGCCGCGGTCAGCTGGCACACGCCTACCTCTTCTGCGGACCGCGCGGCGTGGGCAAGACCACCTGCGCGCGTATCTTCGCCAAAGCGATCAACTGCCTCAACCCGACCGCAGATGCCGAAGCGTGCAACGAATGCGAATCGTGCAAAGCCTTCAACGAAAACCGCTCGTTCAACATCCACGAGCTCGACGCCGCGTCGAACAACTCGGTGGACGACATCCGCAACCTGATCGATCAGGTGCGCATCCCACCGCAGGTAGGCCGCTACAGCGTCTACATCATCGACGAGGTGCACATGCTCTCCCTGCAGGCGTTCAACGCATTCCTCAAAACGCTCGAAGAACCGCCCGCACACGCGGTATTCATCCTTGCGACGACCGAAAAGCACAAGATTATCCCGACGATCCTCTCGCGATGCCAGATTTACGATTTCAACCGCATCCGGGTCGAGGACGGGGTGGAGTATCTCAAATACATCGCTTCGCAGGAGGGCGTTACCTACGACGACGAATCGCTGCACATCATCGCCCAAAAGGCCGACGGAGGGATGCGCGACGCGCTGTCGATGTTCGACAAGGTGGTTTCGTTCTGCGGATCGAACCTCACGATCAAAGAGGTCGCCGGCACACTGAACGTACTCGATTACGACACTTATTTCACCATCACGCAACAGATTCTCGCGGGTAACTACACAGAAGCGCTGCTGCTGTTCGACGACGTACTGCGCAAAGGCTTCTCGGGCCAGACCTTCGTAGCGGGACTGAACAACCACTTCCGCGACCTGCTGATGTGCAAAAACCCGCAGACGCTGCCGCTGCTGGAGGTGACCGGCAGTGTAGCGGAACGCTACAAAACACAGGCGGCCGAATGCAGTGTCCCGTTACTGTTCGAAGGGATCAATCTCCTGACGGCGATAGACTCGGGATTGCGAACCGCGACAAACCAACGTCTGCACGTCGAACTGGGCCTGATGAAACTCTGCGGGCTCGGTCAAAAAAAAAACAGTGACGCCTTAACACCTTCGTTGCCCGTATTGGAACGGAGGGATACCCCCGGAATGCAACCGGCGGAACGGACTGCCGTACCCGAAACATCCCGGGCCACACCCCAGGTTACAGCTTCGCAACCCGTTACACCCGCCACAGTTCCTGCACCGCCGACTACGACTCCAGTGCCGTCCCCGCCAGTAACAACGGCGGCAACTCCGACATCCGGTGCAACTCCCCGGGCGGCAGCGCAACCTGCGATTCCGGCAACTCCCGTATCGTCCGCAGCTTCCACAAAAGCCAATACCGCAACGGGACTTCCGGGAGGCATATCGCTATCGGGACGCTCGATCAGCTCGATCCTGCAGGCTCCCGTGGCCGTTTCCGAAAACATGGAAGAAGAGGAGGGCGACGAAGAACCGATAGAGATCGACGAAGATACCGAAACGGCTCTGATTGCCGGATGCGCACGATTCTCGCAAGAGCTGATGCAGGAACGGCCGCGCATGGGGGTATTATTCCAGGATGCCCGGGTCAGCGGCAATTGCATCAACCTGACTGTTCCGAACGAATCTTCCTACGACGAACTGATGCACAGCCTCGCCGAAATGAAATACCGGCTCGGCGAACTAAGCGGACTGCGGGTCCCCATCGAGTTCAACGTCACGATCAAAGCCAACCCCAAAGGCCTTAAACCGATCAAGGTGGAGGACCGGTTACGCTACCTCACGGACAAAAATCCATTGCTGACCAAACTGCGCAAGGAGCTCGAACTGGACGTGGAATAA